The following are from one region of the Oreochromis aureus strain Israel breed Guangdong linkage group 1, ZZ_aureus, whole genome shotgun sequence genome:
- the rasa3 gene encoding ras GTPase-activating protein 3 isoform X1, protein MAVEEEGLRVFQSVKIKIGEAKNIPPYPGPNKMRDCYCTVNLDQEEVFRTKIVEKSLCPFYGEDFYCEIPRSFRHLSFYIFDRDVFRRDSSIGKVAVKKEDLQKYHGKDTWFQLQPVSADSEVQGKVHLELRLSEVITDSGVISHKLATRVLECQGLPIVNGQCDPYAAVSLLGPSRSEAKKTKVKRKTNNPQFEEVFYFEVTRPLSYTKRQFDVEEEDVDKLALRVDLWNASNLKFGDEFLGGVRVPLRVLGQAGVHDAWYFLQPRENGGKSVKVDELGSLRLNIVYTEDHVFPSEHYTPLRDLLLHSANVEPVSASTAHILGEVCREKQEAAIPLVRLFLHYGKIVPFISAIAHAEINRTQDPNTIFRGNSLTSKCIDETMKLAGMHYLQVTLKPIIDEICTEHKPCEIDPVKLKESENLETNRENLRHYVDRIFNVITTSGVRCPTVMCDIFFSLRESAATRFQVDQDVRYTAVSSFIFLRFFAPAILSPNLFHLRPHHPDPATSRTLTLISKTIQTLGSLAKSKSANFKESYMAAFYDYFNEQKYADAVKNFLDLISTSGKWDQKSIETPIMLKEGFMIKRAQGRNRFGMKNFKKRWFRLTNHEFTYHRTKVPSLMLFLFPPGEGALCSIPIENILAVERLEEESFKMKNMFQVIQPERALYIQANNCVEARDWIDILTKVSQCNRKRLSTYHPSAYLNGHWLCCKLSADTAPGCTPCTGGLPANIQLDVDGDRETERIYSLFSTYMTKLIKMQEACGSKSVYDGPEQEEYSTFVIDDPQETYKTLKQIISAVQTLEQQHTKYKRDKFKKTKIGSQEHPIGDKSFQCYIRQQSESSTYSI, encoded by the exons ATGGCGGTAGAAGAGGAAGGTCTCCGGGTTTTCCAGAgcgttaaaataaaaatag GAGAAGCAAAAAACATCCCTCCGTACCCGGGGCCAAACAAGATGAGGGACTGTTACTGCACAGTCAACCTGGACCAAGAGGAAGTCTTCAGGACCAAGATTGTGGAGAAGTCGCTTTG TCCGTTCTACGGGGAGGACTTCTACTGCGAGATCCCGCGTAGCTTCAGGCACCTCTCCTTTTACATTTTCGACAGGGATGTCTTCAGAAGGGACTCCAGTATCG GCAAGGTTGCTGTGAAGAAAGAGGACCTGCAGAAATATCACGGGAAAGACACCTGGTTCCAGCTACAACCTGTCAGCGCTGACTCAGAGGTGCAG GGAAAAGTGCACCTGGAGCTTCGTCTGAGTGAAGTCATCACGGACAGTGGCGTCATCAGCCATAAACTGGCCACACG AGTACTGGAGTGCCAAGGTCTTCCGATTGTCAACGGCCAATGTGACCCCTACGCTGCCGTGTCCTTGCTAGGTCCTTCAAG GTCAGAAGCCAAGAAGACCAAGGTGAAGAGGAAAACCAACAATCCACAGTTTGAGGAGGTTTTCTATTTCGAG GTGACGCGGCCGTTGAGCTACACGAAGCGGCAGTTTGACGTTGAAGAGGAGGATGTTGACAAACTGGCGCTGAG GGTGGACCTGTGGAACGCCAGCAACCTGAAGTTTGGGGATGAGTTTCTGGGAGGTGTGCGTGTGCCCCTGCGGGTCCTGGGTCAGGCCGGAGTACACGACGCATG GTACTTTCTGCAGCCCAGGGAGAACGGGGGGAAGTCTGTGAAGGTTGATGAGCTCGGCTCTCTGCGTCTGAACATCGTTTACACCGAGGACCACGTCTTCCCCTCCGAACACTACACTCCGCTCAGAGATCTGCTGCTGCACTCTGCTAATGTCGAG CCCGTTTCAGCGTCCACAGCTCATATTCTCGGGGAGGTGTGTCGAGAGAAGCAAGAAGCCGCCATCCCTCTCGTGCGTCTCTTTCTTCATTACGGCAAAATAGTGCCTTTCATCAGCGCCATTGCTCATGCTGAAATTAACCGCACACA GGATCCAAACACCATTTTCAGGGGAAACTCGCTGACTTCTAAGTGCATCGATGAGACCATGAAGCTGGCAGGAATGCACTATCTCCAAGTCACGCTCAAGCCAATTATAGATGAG ATCTGCACTGAACACAAGCCCTGTGAAATCGACCCCGTCAAGCTCAAAGAGTCAGAAAACCTGGAGACGAACAGG GAAAACCTTCGTCACTATGTAGACCGCATTTTCAACGTTATCACAACCTCTGGTGTTCGCTGTCCCACCGTCATGTGTGATATCTTCTTCTCTCTGCGAGAGTCTGCTGCCACTCGTTTCCAAG TTGACCAAGATGTCCGATACACAGCAGTGAGCAGTTTCATCTTCCTGCGTTTTTTCGCTCCAGCCATCCTCTCGCCAAACCTGTTCCATCTACGACCGCACCATCCG GACCCCGCTACTTCGAGAACCCTCACCCTCATATCTAAGACGATCCAGACCCTGGGGAGTCTTGCCAAGTCAAAATCT GCCAATTTCAAAGAGTCTTACATGGCTGCTTTTTACGACTACTTCAACGAGCAGAAATATGCAGACGCTGTGAAGAAT TTCTTGGATCTGATCTCCACGTCTGGAAAATGGGATCAAAAGAGCATTGAGACACCAATCATGCTCAAAGAGGG GTTCATGATAAAGAGAGCCCAGGGGAGAAACCGGTTTGGAATGAAAAACTTCAAGAAGAGATGGTTTCGTCTCACCAACCACGAATTCACCTACCACAGAACGAAAG TTCCatctctgatgttgttcctgTTCCCACCAGGTGAGGGAGCTCTTTGCAGCATTCCCATAGAGAACATTCTGGCTGTAGAGCGGCTGGAGGAGGAGtctttcaaaatgaaaaat ATGTTCCAGGTCATTCAGCCAGAGCGGGCGCTCTACATCCAGGCCAACAACTGCGTAGAGGCGCGCGACTGGATCGACATCCTGACCAAAGTCAGCCAGTGCAACCGCAAACGCCTGAGCACCTACCACCCTTCAGCCTACCTCAACGGCCACTGGCTATGCTGCAAGCTCTCAGCAGACACTGCTCCCGGGTGTACGCCCTGCACCGG CGGCCTCCCGGCAAACATCCAGCTGGATGTAGATGGTGACAGAGAGACCGAGAGAATTTACTCCCTGTTCAGCACATACATGACCAAACTGATCAAGATGCAAG AGGCCTGCGGCAGTAAGTCGGTATATGACGGCCCCGAGCAGGAGGAGTACTCCACCTTCGTCATAGACGACCCCCAGGAGACCTACAAAACCCTGAAGCAGATCATTTCAGCCGTGCAGACGCTGGAACAGCAGCACACCAAGTACAAACGTGACAAGTTCAAGAAGACAAAGATAGGCAGCCA GGAGCATCCGATTGGAGACAAGAGTTTCCAGTGCTACATccgccagcagtctgagagctcCACCTACTCCATCTAG
- the rasa3 gene encoding ras GTPase-activating protein 3 isoform X2, with the protein MAVEEEGLRVFQSVKIKIGEAKNIPPYPGPNKMRDCYCTVNLDQEEVFRTKIVEKSLCPFYGEDFYCEIPRSFRHLSFYIFDRDVFRRDSSIGKVAVKKEDLQKYHGKDTWFQLQPVSADSEVQGKVHLELRLSEVITDSGVISHKLATRVLECQGLPIVNGQCDPYAAVSLLGPSRSEAKKTKVKRKTNNPQFEEVFYFEVTRPLSYTKRQFDVEEEDVDKLALRVDLWNASNLKFGDEFLGGVRVPLRVLGQAGVHDAWYFLQPRENGGKSVKVDELGSLRLNIVYTEDHVFPSEHYTPLRDLLLHSANVEPVSASTAHILGEVCREKQEAAIPLVRLFLHYGKIVPFISAIAHAEINRTQDPNTIFRGNSLTSKCIDETMKLAGMHYLQVTLKPIIDEICTEHKPCEIDPVKLKESENLETNRENLRHYVDRIFNVITTSGVRCPTVMCDIFFSLRESAATRFQVDQDVRYTAVSSFIFLRFFAPAILSPNLFHLRPHHPDPATSRTLTLISKTIQTLGSLAKSKSANFKESYMAAFYDYFNEQKYADAVKNFLDLISTSGKWDQKSIETPIMLKEGFMIKRAQGRNRFGMKNFKKRWFRLTNHEFTYHRTKGEGALCSIPIENILAVERLEEESFKMKNMFQVIQPERALYIQANNCVEARDWIDILTKVSQCNRKRLSTYHPSAYLNGHWLCCKLSADTAPGCTPCTGGLPANIQLDVDGDRETERIYSLFSTYMTKLIKMQEACGSKSVYDGPEQEEYSTFVIDDPQETYKTLKQIISAVQTLEQQHTKYKRDKFKKTKIGSQEHPIGDKSFQCYIRQQSESSTYSI; encoded by the exons ATGGCGGTAGAAGAGGAAGGTCTCCGGGTTTTCCAGAgcgttaaaataaaaatag GAGAAGCAAAAAACATCCCTCCGTACCCGGGGCCAAACAAGATGAGGGACTGTTACTGCACAGTCAACCTGGACCAAGAGGAAGTCTTCAGGACCAAGATTGTGGAGAAGTCGCTTTG TCCGTTCTACGGGGAGGACTTCTACTGCGAGATCCCGCGTAGCTTCAGGCACCTCTCCTTTTACATTTTCGACAGGGATGTCTTCAGAAGGGACTCCAGTATCG GCAAGGTTGCTGTGAAGAAAGAGGACCTGCAGAAATATCACGGGAAAGACACCTGGTTCCAGCTACAACCTGTCAGCGCTGACTCAGAGGTGCAG GGAAAAGTGCACCTGGAGCTTCGTCTGAGTGAAGTCATCACGGACAGTGGCGTCATCAGCCATAAACTGGCCACACG AGTACTGGAGTGCCAAGGTCTTCCGATTGTCAACGGCCAATGTGACCCCTACGCTGCCGTGTCCTTGCTAGGTCCTTCAAG GTCAGAAGCCAAGAAGACCAAGGTGAAGAGGAAAACCAACAATCCACAGTTTGAGGAGGTTTTCTATTTCGAG GTGACGCGGCCGTTGAGCTACACGAAGCGGCAGTTTGACGTTGAAGAGGAGGATGTTGACAAACTGGCGCTGAG GGTGGACCTGTGGAACGCCAGCAACCTGAAGTTTGGGGATGAGTTTCTGGGAGGTGTGCGTGTGCCCCTGCGGGTCCTGGGTCAGGCCGGAGTACACGACGCATG GTACTTTCTGCAGCCCAGGGAGAACGGGGGGAAGTCTGTGAAGGTTGATGAGCTCGGCTCTCTGCGTCTGAACATCGTTTACACCGAGGACCACGTCTTCCCCTCCGAACACTACACTCCGCTCAGAGATCTGCTGCTGCACTCTGCTAATGTCGAG CCCGTTTCAGCGTCCACAGCTCATATTCTCGGGGAGGTGTGTCGAGAGAAGCAAGAAGCCGCCATCCCTCTCGTGCGTCTCTTTCTTCATTACGGCAAAATAGTGCCTTTCATCAGCGCCATTGCTCATGCTGAAATTAACCGCACACA GGATCCAAACACCATTTTCAGGGGAAACTCGCTGACTTCTAAGTGCATCGATGAGACCATGAAGCTGGCAGGAATGCACTATCTCCAAGTCACGCTCAAGCCAATTATAGATGAG ATCTGCACTGAACACAAGCCCTGTGAAATCGACCCCGTCAAGCTCAAAGAGTCAGAAAACCTGGAGACGAACAGG GAAAACCTTCGTCACTATGTAGACCGCATTTTCAACGTTATCACAACCTCTGGTGTTCGCTGTCCCACCGTCATGTGTGATATCTTCTTCTCTCTGCGAGAGTCTGCTGCCACTCGTTTCCAAG TTGACCAAGATGTCCGATACACAGCAGTGAGCAGTTTCATCTTCCTGCGTTTTTTCGCTCCAGCCATCCTCTCGCCAAACCTGTTCCATCTACGACCGCACCATCCG GACCCCGCTACTTCGAGAACCCTCACCCTCATATCTAAGACGATCCAGACCCTGGGGAGTCTTGCCAAGTCAAAATCT GCCAATTTCAAAGAGTCTTACATGGCTGCTTTTTACGACTACTTCAACGAGCAGAAATATGCAGACGCTGTGAAGAAT TTCTTGGATCTGATCTCCACGTCTGGAAAATGGGATCAAAAGAGCATTGAGACACCAATCATGCTCAAAGAGGG GTTCATGATAAAGAGAGCCCAGGGGAGAAACCGGTTTGGAATGAAAAACTTCAAGAAGAGATGGTTTCGTCTCACCAACCACGAATTCACCTACCACAGAACGAAAG GTGAGGGAGCTCTTTGCAGCATTCCCATAGAGAACATTCTGGCTGTAGAGCGGCTGGAGGAGGAGtctttcaaaatgaaaaat ATGTTCCAGGTCATTCAGCCAGAGCGGGCGCTCTACATCCAGGCCAACAACTGCGTAGAGGCGCGCGACTGGATCGACATCCTGACCAAAGTCAGCCAGTGCAACCGCAAACGCCTGAGCACCTACCACCCTTCAGCCTACCTCAACGGCCACTGGCTATGCTGCAAGCTCTCAGCAGACACTGCTCCCGGGTGTACGCCCTGCACCGG CGGCCTCCCGGCAAACATCCAGCTGGATGTAGATGGTGACAGAGAGACCGAGAGAATTTACTCCCTGTTCAGCACATACATGACCAAACTGATCAAGATGCAAG AGGCCTGCGGCAGTAAGTCGGTATATGACGGCCCCGAGCAGGAGGAGTACTCCACCTTCGTCATAGACGACCCCCAGGAGACCTACAAAACCCTGAAGCAGATCATTTCAGCCGTGCAGACGCTGGAACAGCAGCACACCAAGTACAAACGTGACAAGTTCAAGAAGACAAAGATAGGCAGCCA GGAGCATCCGATTGGAGACAAGAGTTTCCAGTGCTACATccgccagcagtctgagagctcCACCTACTCCATCTAG